The nucleotide window CAGATTTACTTGTAGGTATTGCTTTAGGTTTAGCTGTTGGTATTGTTATTATCCTTATCAAAAGTTTCCAAAATTCGCACTTCTTACATATTGAAGATAAAAGTGATGGTAAAAACCGTATTAAAATGACTCTTGCTGAGCAAGTAACATTCTTCAATAAAGGAGCTATTTTAAATGAATTAGACAGGTTACCAGAAAACACTTATTTAGAGTTAGATGTTAGAAAAACCATTTATTTAGATAATGATATTATAGAAATTTTAGAAGACTTTGCTGTAAAAGCAAAAGAAAGACACATAGATATTAAAATAATTTCTGAGAGAGGAATTGTAGAAAACCCAGACAGTTTTATAGAGTTCTTTAAATTGGAAAAAAAATCATAAAATAGCATGAGAAATACAGCCATAAACAAACAAGTACAAGACAATTTAACTCCAGAAGATGTTTTAACAGATCTATTAGCAGGTAATGAACGTTTTGTCAATAATGAGTTAGAAGAGGTTTCGCATTTAGATTTAGTACAACAAACCACTACTGGTCAATACCCAAAGGCAGTTGTGCTTTCTTGTATAGATTCTAGAGTACCTGTAGAACAAGTTTTTGATCAAGCAATTGGTGATGTTTTTGTAGCCAGAGTTGCTGGTAATTTCGAAAACGAAGATATTTTAGGTAGTTTAGAGTACTCATGTGCTGTTGCTGGTAGTAAACTAGTTTTAGTATTGGGTCATGAAAGTTGTGGAGCAGTAAAAGCAGCTTGTGATGATGTAAAACTAGGTAACATTACACATTTATTAGCCAATATTATGCCAGCTGTAAAAAAATCGGCAAAGGAAATAGATGGAGATAACAGTTCTGCAAATCCAAAATTTGTAGCAAAAACTGTAGAAAATAATGTGCTTTTAACAATTGATAGAATTAGAGAGCGTAGCGAAATTTTAGCAGATTTAGAAAGCTCTGATGCTATTAAAATTGTAGGTGGAGTATACTCTTTACAAACAGGTAAAGTAACAATGTTGTAATAAAAACATTCAAAACTATATAAAAAGCTGAGTTTTAAAACTTGGCTTTTTTTGTGGCTGATATTTAAGCTTTAATAAACTTTAAAGAAGGATTCTCTTCATCCATAATTGCAGGAATCAAGGTTGGTACAATAGATTTAATAGGATAAAACATGACAGATTCATCTAACATTTCTTCATCAACAAAAGGAATGGTTTTATTAAACTTATCGAATAACAAAAAGATTACACTTAAAATTAAAGACCATTTTAAGGCTCCAAAAATGGCTCCAAGAATTTTGTTTAATAAACCCAAAGCAGTAATATCTGCTAACTTTGTAAGTAATTTTCCTACAAAAATAATGGCCAAAACAACTGCTAAAAAAGTAACAGCAAAAGCGACAATTTTATTGGTTTGATGAGACCATTCTAAAACAGAATCATTTAAAGCATATTCTATGTAGTAAGAATAGTGAATGGCACAAAAAACACCAGCAACTATAGCAACCAAAGATGCAATTGACGCAAAAAGACCAGTCATAAAACCTCTTACAGCAGCAAAAAGTAATATGACAATAATGATAATATCAATTACATTCATGGTTTATAATTTGTGTAAATCTACAGTATATTTTATCAAATTAAAAATGCACATTGTATCTTTACATTTTAATATCCAAAATGACAAAAGAGAATACTTTAAAAGAAAAATGGAGTCTTTTAGTAAGCAGACTATCTGAAGATTTTGCAGATGGAGATGAACTAAATGTAGATGGTATTATTTATTTAATAGGTGTTCAAGAATTAGGGCAAGGTCATAGAACGTTTAAAAAAGACGAAAAAATGAACTTAATGCACATTGCCATTTGCAAGTTATTAGAACCTTATGGATATTATGAGTTTGATTATTTTGATGATGATGGTTGGCCTCATTACAAAATACTAACTGATTTACCCAGCTTAAAACCAGGTGAACAAACTGTATTAATGAAAGAAGCTATTGTTACCTATTTTGAGGCTTTAGACTACTTTTAAAACTTAGGTTACACTCATTTTACGAATCATAACAGAGAAAACTTTAGGCACCCAACGTTTTACGTAAACACCCAACTTTTCTTTGGCTCCAGAAATATAAATTTCTTCTTTTTTCTGTTTGATAGCTTTAGCCATCAACTTTGCAAAACGATCTGGCTGAATACCATTGGCTGTTGCATTATCCATCTTATCTTGTGGAGAACCATCACCAGTTAAAGCGTTTTTAGAAATATTTGTATTTACAAAACCTGGGCAAACTAAGGTTACTGCTATATTATCATTAAAATGTTCTGCTCTTAAACTATCGTAAAAACCATGTAATGCATGTTTACTAGCTGCATAACTAGATCTTAAAGGTGTACCTATTTTACCAACAATACTCGTGGTTATTACAAACTGACCGTTTTTGTTGGCAATAAAATGTGGTAACAAAGCTTTAGCAAGAGCTATATTACCTAAGTAGTTAATATCCATAATTCGTTTATCAACCTGAATATCTGTATCTTTTACTAATGAACGCTGACTAATTCCTCCATTATTTACTAAAATATCTACTTTACCAAAGGCAGAAATTGCTTCTTTAGTAATAGTAGTTAAGTTTGTATAGTCTTCTAAATCTAATGGAATAACTTTAACTTTATTAGGTTCTGTGCAAGCGTTTTTAACCAACTCTAAATCTTGTTTTTTTCTAGAAGATAAAATTAATTGTGCACCTTGTTTTGCTAATTCTATGGCTAATGCTTTTCCTATTCCAGAAGAGGCTCCAGTTATCCAAATTGTTTTATCAGAAAAACTCATAAGTATTTATTTAACGTTACAATATACCTATTTAAAAAGAGAAATAGTATTTTTGGTATGCTTCTTGAAAAAAATTACACAAACGTAAACTAATTTATATGTTAAAGAAAATACTACCATTAGTTCTATTGGCAACTACTTTCATGTATGCTCAACACTCTGTAAAAGGTGTTATGAGTCCAAAATTAGAATCAGACTGGCTAATTTTATACAAATTAGAGGGCACAAAACAGGTATTTGTAAATAACACAAAAATTAAAACCGATAGTGCTTTAATTGGGGGAAAGCAGGAAGCAGTTGGAAGATTTGAATTTCAGTTACCAGCAACTGCAAAACCAGGTGTTTACAGAGCCACATATAGATTAGAAGGTGCAGGTTTTGTAGATTTTTATTACAATAATGAAGATGTTACTTTTATTTTTAATCCAGAATATCCACAAGAATCTATAGCTTTTTCAGATAGTGAAGAAAACAAACTGTATCGTAATTATTTAAGTGATATTTCTAAGGCACAGCAAAGTTTAGATAGTATTCAAGTTGCAGTTTTACAAGACCCAAGTTTAGACTTAGCAGATGCATATAAAAGTGCTTATAGCAATTTAAATAATGTACAAGCAAAGTACGATAAACTTGCAAAAAACAGGTACATAGCTCCAGTAATAAGTGCAAGCTTAAGAGTAAACTCACCCACAATTTTAAATTCGGTAGATGCTTATTTATCAAGTATAAAAGCAACCTTTTTTGATCGATTAGATTTCTCTAATAAAATATTAAGAAATTCTTCTTTTCTAACAAATAGAACTTTAGATTACATTTTCTATATTAATTATTCAGATGATTTAGCTGAGCAACAGAAGTTATATAAAAAGTCTGTTAATACTGTGCTTTCTAAAATTTCTGATAAAAGCTACAAGAGAGATATTATAGAGTTTTTGGTAGATCAATTTGAAGCCTCTAAAAACATAGAAATTATAGATTTCTTATTTAAAGAACATTATAGCAAATTACCTGTTGCTATACAAAATGCTAAGTTCAAAAAAGAAAAAGAGGCATTGTTTGCCACAGAAATTGGTAGGACTGCTCCAGATTTTTCTTGGACAGAGAATGGGAAAGGATTTAAACTTTCTACTCTAAATGATGCAAAGCATTATGTGTTGGTATTTTGGAGCACAAGTTGTTCTCATTGCTTAAGAGAAATTCCTCAATTGCACAGTTACATGAAACCGAAATCGAACATTAAAGTAGTTGCGTTTGCTTTAGAAAAAGAAGCTTTTGTTTGGGAAACATATAAAAAAGCAAACTTAAGTGGTTGGCACAATGTATTAGGCTTAAATAAATGGGAAAATAAGACAGCAAGAACTTATCAAATAAATGCAACACCAACTTATTTTATTTTAGACAAGAATAAAAAAATTGTTGCAAAACCAAATGATATTAATGATGTAAAGGCTTTTATAGAGAAACTTTAAAAATGTAGAAAAGCATCTTTAAGGTGTTCTATTTTAGTTTCTTTTTTATTGGTGATAATAGCAATTATATCAAAACGAACTTCAACATCTAAATCGTTATTATTAACATAAAAATCTATTGCAGAAGTTAGCAATTTTATTTTCTTCGGATTTACAAAGTCTTGAGGGTTTCCAAAATATGCAGAAGTTCTAGTTTTAACTTCTACAGCAACAAGAGTATCATCTTTTTGAGCAATGATATCTACTTCAGCTTTTAAATACCTGTAGTTCTTTTCAAGAATTGTATATTCATTATTGATTAAAAAATCGATGGCTAGTTGCTCTCCTTTTTTACCAAGTTCATTATGTTGTGCCATAATGTGAAATTACAAATTATTGACTATTTTTAGAAGATGAATTTTCCTTTTGGTTTTGGACAAAAAAGCTCATTACTTTTAATTTTCTTTTTTCATGGCATTGTATTTTCACTACTACTTTTAAGAAAAGGAATTTTATACAATAATAAAGCTAGTAAATGGCTTAGTTTCTTATTGTTTTTATGTGCTATGTACATTGCTCCATATATGTTAGGCTATGCTAATTGGTATGCAAATAAAGTTACTATAGAGATTTTATTTTTTATACCATTTATGCAGGTGTTATTAATAGGGCCAGTCATTTATTTCTACACCAAAAGTTTGTTGAATCCGTCTTTTAAAATTGATAAAAAAGACCGTTTACATTTTATACCAGCTTTACTTTATTTAGCATACAGTTTAGTTGTTTTTGTTACAGATAAACTTATTCTAGACGAATTTTACTTTTATTCAGATGGTAGAGATAAAGATTTAGCCAATTGGTATCAAACAGCAGGAGTAATATCTATGTCTTATTATCTAATATTAAGTTTAAAGCATTATTCAACTTATAAGAAGTTAGTTTTTGATAAAGTTAGTTTTGCAGATTCTATTTTATTTCAATGGATTCAAAATTTCCTTATCGCCTTTTTATCGATAATTATTTTAAGAGTTTTATTGTTTGTTTTAAATCCTGAATGGGGCGAATTTGGCAGTCAGTTTTGGCATTATATTGTATTTTCTTTTGTTGTGTTTTATATCTCTATAAATGGATATGCAAATGCAGTTAAAATGTCTTTCTTAAATGATGTTAATTCTAAAAACGTAAATGTATTTTCTGAATTAGAAATTGATGATAAACCAAAACAAGAAACACTAAACCAAAAAGAACTCGACCTTTGGAAAGAAAAAATTCTGCAACTAATTAAGGTTGATAAAATTTACGAAAATCCAAAACTCACACTTTCTGATGTTTCAAAACGCTTAGAAACAAACCCTAAAACAATTTCAAATAGTATCAATTCAGGATTTGAGATGAATTTTAATGACTTTATCAACCATTATAGAATTGAGGCTGTAAAAGAAAAATTAAAAAAAGGAGCACATAAAAAATCAACTTTATTAGGCATTGCTTTTGATTGCGGATTCAATAGTAAAGCGACTTTTAACAGAGCTTTCAAAAAAAGCACAGCAGAATCACCCAAAGACTATTTGCAAAAGTTATCATAGAATTGGGTATCAAATCAAGATTTGAAGCGCTTCAACTTGCATAATCTTACATCTTTGTATCAAATTAAAAGCACTCTCATGAAAATTTATATCTCGTTCGTATACCTATTTTTCTCAACTATCGCATTTACTCAAAATGCTCAAATTTCAAAAATAGATTCTATTGTAAATTCTAAGATTGGCAATAGTGATCCAGCATTATTTGTTGGTGTTGTTAAAGATGGTAAAATCATCTACCAAAAAGCAAAAGGTGTATTAAGCTTGCAACATAATGTAAAAGCAACTGTAAATTCGGTTTCTAATATTGCATCTACAGCTAAGCAATTTACAGCGCTAATGATTTTAAAATTATCTATAGAAGAGAAGTTAGATTTAGAAGACGATATCAGAAAATATTTACCTTCTTTTTATCCTAATGTAAAAGAGAAAATAAGAATTAGGCACTTGCTAAATCATACAAGTGGTATTAGAGATTTTTACGATTTAATGAGTATTCAGCAAAACCCTTGGTGGAGAAGAGAAGGCTTAGACAATAAAGATGCACTAGAGCTCTTAGAAAAACAAGAAGATTTAGGGTTTAAACCAGGTTCTAGATATATGTATAGCAATTCTGGCTATACAATTTTAACTAAGATTATTGAGGAGGCTTCAGGAGAAGAATTTCATAAATATTCTAAGAATTTCTTCGAAAATATGGGCATGAAAAGTACGCAATTTTTAGAGGATTACATGTACGTAATTCCTAATCAATCTTTGCCATATTCAGATTGGGGAGATGGAGTTTGGCAACAATACCCAATGATTACGAATTTATTTGGAGATGGATTTTTATTTACATCTATAAAAGATCAGATGGTTTTTGAACAAGCTGTACAGAATGCAAATTATAACAATAACAGATTGTTAATTGAAAGTCAGCAACCAATAAAAAATAGCGAAATTAAAACCTATGGTTTTGGTTTAGAGTTAGAAAACAGATTGTATAGAAAAGCTGTGCATCATTCAGGAGGTACAGGTTCTTATCACTCACAAATGGTGCGTTTTCCTGATGATAAATTAACCGTTTTTGTAATGAGTTCTAATAGTAAAATTTGGAGTGGCTATATAGCAGATGAAATTGCAAAGGAGTTTTTATCGCCTGCTAAAATTCAGAAAAAGTATGATGAAGAATTAAATGAAGCTTTAGCATTAACCTCTAATGAAATTGTTGGTCAATATAAATCTGAAGGAGAATATTTAATTAGAATTATAAAGAAGAACAACGCTTTATTTTGGCGAAATGGAAACAATAATCCTATTGAATTAATTAAAGAAACCAATACTATTTACAGAAAAAAAAGATCACCAAAGAACAAGGTTGGCTTTTTTGAAGATAAAATGATTTCTTTTTATGATAATGGAAAAACGTATAAGTATGAGAAAATTGCTTATGAAAAACCAACTTTAGCAGATTTAGAAAGTTATGAAGGTCATTACTTTAGTAGAGAGCTAGATGTAGAATTTGAACTGTTTTTAAACGACAAATACGAATTATATATTTCTAGAGATGAGTGGAAAAAAGATAGAAAAGTAGAAGTTCTAAATAGAAATGAACTTTTGGTAAATGACTATATTTTAAAAATTGAAAGAGACCAATTTAATAGAGTTACAGAAATTCTTTTAACCACAAATAGAGTTTTAAATAATAGGTTTATTAAGAAATCTAATTTAAAGTTTCAACCAAAAATTAAAACAGAAAATGGTTCAATAAATGTAACTACTATAGGCTCTAGAAAAGGCAATTCGTCTCAAATTTTACTTACCAAAAATTATGAGAATGGAAACGAAATATGGTCTCAGCAATTTGGTGGTAAAAGTTATGATAAAGCAAGTTCTATTTTAGCAACAGATGATGGCTACTTAATTATTGGATCTACCAGTTCTTATGGCAAAGGAAACTATGATATGTTTGTGATTAAAACAGATAAAAAGGGAAAGAAAGTGTGGCAAAATACATATGGAGGTTTCTATAATGAATATGGTTATTCAGCAGAAAAAACAAAAAATGGATATATAATTAAGGGAACCATTCAAAACTGCACCTCAAATTCAGATGTATTTAATAGAACTTGTACAACCAATGTTTGGTTTGTTACTATTGATAAAAAGGGAAAAGAGTTATCTAATAAAGTTTTAGAAGAAATAGAAATCTAATAAAAAGAAAAAATAGATGTTTCTTTAGTAATATTAATTTTTAAAGTTCTTCCAAAAATTAAGGCTCTATTATCTGCTTCATGACCTGCAGGAAAATTAAAAATTACGGGTATGTTTTTTGGAACAACATCTAAAATAAGTTGTTCTATAGAACTACCCCATTTTGTAGAGTTTTTCTTAATTAAAGACATGTCACCTATAACTACTGCACTTAAATTTTTAAAATAGCCAGCTCGTTTTAAGCTTTGTAACATTCTATCTATGGCATATTTATATTCCCCAATTTCTTCTATAAATAGAATTTTATTATCTGTATGCATTTGGCTTTTAGAACCTAACATAGAGGCTTGTATTGCTAAATTTCCACCAATCAATTCACCTTCCAAACTTGTTTTGCCTAAGGTTCTATTGTAGCTTGAGTTTTTAATGGAATAGGATATATCATCTCCAAAGAGAGCTGCTTTAAAACTAGTTATAGTTTTTTCAATTTCTTCAGGTTTTTGCTCAAGACTTGTTGCCATCATAGCATGTAAACTCTGTACACCTAGGTTATTAACATGATTGTGAAAGGCAGTTATATCAGAATAACCAATAATCCATTTAGGATTATTTTTAAAGTTGGTAAAATCTAATGCATCTAAAATTCTTACAGAACCATAACCACCTCTAGCAGCCCAAATTGCTTTAATACTATCATTATCTAAAGCATCTTGAAAATCTTTACAACGTTCATTATCAGTTCCTGCAAAATGATTGTTTTTATTGTAAATATTCTTTCCAATAACCACATGTAATCCCCAACTTTCAGCCAATTGTTTGGCTTTTAAAATAGTAGCTTGTCTATTTTTTAAAATACCTGCAGGAGCTACAATTGCAATAGTATCTCCAGCTTTTAGAAAAGGTGGAGTAATCATTTGTTCTTGAGCATGTGTAAACATACAGGTTATTAAAAGTAAAAAGATATAAATCCTATTCGTCATTTGCATAAATTTTGTGCCAACCCAAACCAAAAGTTAGGCCTAAACCAACATATGATCTTTTAGCAATATTTGCATGTAATTTAAAACCTATAGACCTACCAAAACTAGTAGGTTTACCAACAGGAATCAAACCATATAAAACTCTAAATCGTTTTTTTTTATTTTTAAACCAACTAATACCAGCTTCAATAGGAAAACCAACATAATCTATGGTTAAATTATCGTTCTCAAAACTTTTATCATAAGAAGCGTAAGAAATTCCTCCAGAAAAATGATACGAAAATCCATCTTCTATATATCTTTTTCCATATAACAGTGAGTATTCTGTCATGGTTTCACTTTCTATATTGATTGGAAATATTAAAAAGAATTCAATTTTTTTAATGTTGATGACTTGTAATGCTCTAAATGTGAATAGATCATTTTTTTTCTGATAATTTATAGAACCACCTACTGTAAACCCTTTAACAAATCCATTTGAGTAACCCAAGCTAAAATCACCAAAAACAATTGGATTTGGTTTTAGGCTTAAGCTATCTAAATTTTCTTGAGCTTTTAACGTTGAAAAAATCAACAAAAAGACAACAAGTAGTATTTGTTTTAACATTAAAAAGATTATTCGTTTATGCATTACCGTGTTTAAAAAACACCCAATGTAAATGTATCAATTTTCGATGGTTTTTAAAACCATGTTTTCGTACTTTTGTACCTTCAAAAATTATTCCAAAAAATTAAGAGAAACACTATGAGTGCTCCAAAAAGATATACAATTACAGCAGCTTTACCCTATACAAATGGTCCAATTCATATTGGTCATTTAGCAGGGGTTTATGTACCTGCAGATATTTACGCACGTTATTTACGTTTAAAAGGTAAAGACGTAGCCTATATTTCTGGTTCAGATGAACATGGAGTTGCAATACCAATGAGAGCAAAAAAAGAGGGTGTTTCTCCACAAAATATTATAGATAAGTATCATACTATTATTAAAAAATCTTTTGAAGATTTTGGTATTTCTTTTGATAACTACTCTAGAACATCAGCAGAAATTCACCATAAAACTGCTTCAGATTTTTTTGTGAAAATGTACAATGAAGGTGATTTTGTAGAAGAGGTTACTGCACAATTGTATGATGCTGAAGCAGACCAATTTTTAGCAGACAGATTTGTTGTTGGTACTTGTCCAAAATGTGGTTTTGAAGAAAGTTATGGAGATCAATGTGAAAATTGTGGTACAAGTCATAATGCAACAGATTTAATTAATCCTAAATCTGTAATAACTGGTAATGTACCAACTGTAAAAGAAACAAAACATTGGTTTTTGCCTTTAGATAAACATGAAGATTTTCTAAGAAAATGGATTTTAGAAGGGCATAAAAAAGATTGGAAACCAAATGTGTATGGCCAAGTAAAATCTTGGGTAGATGATGGTTTAAGGCCAAGAGCTGTAACTAGAGACTTAGATTGGGGAATTCCTGTGCCTGTAGAAGGTGCAGAAGGTAAAGTGCTGTATGTTTGGTTTGATGCACCTATTGGGTATATCTCATCAACCAAAGAATGGGCTGCAAGAGAAGGTAAAAATTGGGAAGATTACTGGAAAAAGGATGATACTAAATTGGTGCATTTTATAGGGAAAGACAACATTGTTTTTCACTGTATTATTTTTCCAAGTATGTTAAAAGCACATGGAGATTATATTTTACCTGATAATGTACCTGCCAATGAATTTTTAAATTTAGAAGGCAATAAATTATCAACCTCTAAAAACTGGGCAGTTTGGTTGCATGAGTATTTAGAAGACTTTCCAAATCAGCAAGATGTTTTGCGTTACACATTAACTGCAAATGCACCAGAAAGCAAAGACAACGATTTTACTTGGAAAGATTTTCAGGCAAAAAATAACAATGAGTTGGTTGCCATTTTTGGTAACTTTATTAATAGAGTTGTAGTTTTAACTAACAAATATTATTCAGGAATTGTACCTACACCAAATGATTTTACAGAAGTAGATGAAGATGTTTTAGCTGCTGTAAAAGAGTTTCCAAACGTAATTGGTAAATCTGTAGAAAGATATAGGTTTAGAGAAGCAAGTCAAGAATTAATGAACTTGGCAAGATTGGGTAACAAGTATTTAGCAGATGAAGAACCTTGGAAGGTTATTAAGGTTGATGAAGAACGTGTACAAACAATTATGTATGTAGCTTTGCAAATATCTGCAGCATTAGCAGTGGTTGCAGAGCCATTTTTACCATTTACATCAACAAAATTAAAAGGTATTCTAAATTTAGAAGCCTCTATTTCTTGGGATGATATTTCTGATAAGAATGTTCTAATTGAAGCAGCACATCAAATAAATAAAGGAGAATTGTTATTCTCTAAAATAGAAGATAAAACTATTGATGCTCAATTAGAAAAACTACAAGCTACAAAATTGGCAAATGAACAAGAAAACAAAGTAGTTGAGCCTCAAAAAGAAACTGTAGAGTTTGATGATTTTACCAAATTAGATATTAGAATTGGTACCATTTTAGAAGCTGAAAAAGTAGCAAAAACTAAAAAATTGTTGAAACTTAAGGTTGATGTTGGTATAGATACAAGAACCATTGTTTCTGGTATTGCAGAAAGCTTTTCTCCACAAGACATCATTGGTCAACAGGTTTCTGTTTTGGTAAACTTAGCACCAAGAAAAATTAGAGGAGTAGAAAGTCAAGGAATGATTTTAATGACAGATACTCCAGATGGTAAATTGGCTTTTGTAGAACCAGAAAAAGCAGTTAAAAACGGTCAAGCAGTGAGCTAATGTTAAAGATAGCACATCACCCTATTTATCATCACCCTTTAAAAGAAGGGCATCGTTTTCCGATGATAAAATACGATTTGCTACCTGAACAACTCTTATACGAAGGTACTTGTACAGCTGATAATTTTTTTGAACCAGAAATACCAGATAACAAGCATTTTTTTACAGTTCATGAGCCAGAATATTTTTTCGATTTATTAAATATTACCTTAGATGGAAAAGCAGCAAGAAAAATAGGTTTTCCTCTTTCTGAAGTACTCATAGAAAGAGAAATGGTTATTGCAGATGGCACAATGAAAGCCTCTGAATTTGCTTTGCAAAATGGAATTGCCATGAATATAGCAGGAGGCACACATCATG belongs to Polaribacter dokdonensis and includes:
- a CDS encoding carbonic anhydrase family protein, producing the protein MRNTAINKQVQDNLTPEDVLTDLLAGNERFVNNELEEVSHLDLVQQTTTGQYPKAVVLSCIDSRVPVEQVFDQAIGDVFVARVAGNFENEDILGSLEYSCAVAGSKLVLVLGHESCGAVKAACDDVKLGNITHLLANIMPAVKKSAKEIDGDNSSANPKFVAKTVENNVLLTIDRIRERSEILADLESSDAIKIVGGVYSLQTGKVTML
- a CDS encoding CvpA family protein, giving the protein MNVIDIIIIVILLFAAVRGFMTGLFASIASLVAIVAGVFCAIHYSYYIEYALNDSVLEWSHQTNKIVAFAVTFLAVVLAIIFVGKLLTKLADITALGLLNKILGAIFGALKWSLILSVIFLLFDKFNKTIPFVDEEMLDESVMFYPIKSIVPTLIPAIMDEENPSLKFIKA
- a CDS encoding SDR family oxidoreductase, whose translation is MSFSDKTIWITGASSGIGKALAIELAKQGAQLILSSRKKQDLELVKNACTEPNKVKVIPLDLEDYTNLTTITKEAISAFGKVDILVNNGGISQRSLVKDTDIQVDKRIMDINYLGNIALAKALLPHFIANKNGQFVITTSIVGKIGTPLRSSYAASKHALHGFYDSLRAEHFNDNIAVTLVCPGFVNTNISKNALTGDGSPQDKMDNATANGIQPDRFAKLMAKAIKQKKEEIYISGAKEKLGVYVKRWVPKVFSVMIRKMSVT
- a CDS encoding TlpA family protein disulfide reductase; its protein translation is MLKKILPLVLLATTFMYAQHSVKGVMSPKLESDWLILYKLEGTKQVFVNNTKIKTDSALIGGKQEAVGRFEFQLPATAKPGVYRATYRLEGAGFVDFYYNNEDVTFIFNPEYPQESIAFSDSEENKLYRNYLSDISKAQQSLDSIQVAVLQDPSLDLADAYKSAYSNLNNVQAKYDKLAKNRYIAPVISASLRVNSPTILNSVDAYLSSIKATFFDRLDFSNKILRNSSFLTNRTLDYIFYINYSDDLAEQQKLYKKSVNTVLSKISDKSYKRDIIEFLVDQFEASKNIEIIDFLFKEHYSKLPVAIQNAKFKKEKEALFATEIGRTAPDFSWTENGKGFKLSTLNDAKHYVLVFWSTSCSHCLREIPQLHSYMKPKSNIKVVAFALEKEAFVWETYKKANLSGWHNVLGLNKWENKTARTYQINATPTYFILDKNKKIVAKPNDINDVKAFIEKL
- a CDS encoding YraN family protein yields the protein MAQHNELGKKGEQLAIDFLINNEYTILEKNYRYLKAEVDIIAQKDDTLVAVEVKTRTSAYFGNPQDFVNPKKIKLLTSAIDFYVNNNDLDVEVRFDIIAIITNKKETKIEHLKDAFLHF
- a CDS encoding helix-turn-helix domain-containing protein; its protein translation is MNFPFGFGQKSSLLLIFFFHGIVFSLLLLRKGILYNNKASKWLSFLLFLCAMYIAPYMLGYANWYANKVTIEILFFIPFMQVLLIGPVIYFYTKSLLNPSFKIDKKDRLHFIPALLYLAYSLVVFVTDKLILDEFYFYSDGRDKDLANWYQTAGVISMSYYLILSLKHYSTYKKLVFDKVSFADSILFQWIQNFLIAFLSIIILRVLLFVLNPEWGEFGSQFWHYIVFSFVVFYISINGYANAVKMSFLNDVNSKNVNVFSELEIDDKPKQETLNQKELDLWKEKILQLIKVDKIYENPKLTLSDVSKRLETNPKTISNSINSGFEMNFNDFINHYRIEAVKEKLKKGAHKKSTLLGIAFDCGFNSKATFNRAFKKSTAESPKDYLQKLS
- a CDS encoding serine hydrolase domain-containing protein — its product is MKIYISFVYLFFSTIAFTQNAQISKIDSIVNSKIGNSDPALFVGVVKDGKIIYQKAKGVLSLQHNVKATVNSVSNIASTAKQFTALMILKLSIEEKLDLEDDIRKYLPSFYPNVKEKIRIRHLLNHTSGIRDFYDLMSIQQNPWWRREGLDNKDALELLEKQEDLGFKPGSRYMYSNSGYTILTKIIEEASGEEFHKYSKNFFENMGMKSTQFLEDYMYVIPNQSLPYSDWGDGVWQQYPMITNLFGDGFLFTSIKDQMVFEQAVQNANYNNNRLLIESQQPIKNSEIKTYGFGLELENRLYRKAVHHSGGTGSYHSQMVRFPDDKLTVFVMSSNSKIWSGYIADEIAKEFLSPAKIQKKYDEELNEALALTSNEIVGQYKSEGEYLIRIIKKNNALFWRNGNNNPIELIKETNTIYRKKRSPKNKVGFFEDKMISFYDNGKTYKYEKIAYEKPTLADLESYEGHYFSRELDVEFELFLNDKYELYISRDEWKKDRKVEVLNRNELLVNDYILKIERDQFNRVTEILLTTNRVLNNRFIKKSNLKFQPKIKTENGSINVTTIGSRKGNSSQILLTKNYENGNEIWSQQFGGKSYDKASSILATDDGYLIIGSTSSYGKGNYDMFVIKTDKKGKKVWQNTYGGFYNEYGYSAEKTKNGYIIKGTIQNCTSNSDVFNRTCTTNVWFVTIDKKGKELSNKVLEEIEI
- a CDS encoding S66 peptidase family protein — its product is MTNRIYIFLLLITCMFTHAQEQMITPPFLKAGDTIAIVAPAGILKNRQATILKAKQLAESWGLHVVIGKNIYNKNNHFAGTDNERCKDFQDALDNDSIKAIWAARGGYGSVRILDALDFTNFKNNPKWIIGYSDITAFHNHVNNLGVQSLHAMMATSLEQKPEEIEKTITSFKAALFGDDISYSIKNSSYNRTLGKTSLEGELIGGNLAIQASMLGSKSQMHTDNKILFIEEIGEYKYAIDRMLQSLKRAGYFKNLSAVVIGDMSLIKKNSTKWGSSIEQLILDVVPKNIPVIFNFPAGHEADNRALIFGRTLKINITKETSIFSFY